CATCTGTTTGAGACCTGGCAAAAAGATATTAACGGCGGGGATTCGAAATACCGTAAAGTATTGATGCTGGAAATACGAGCGCGTTTGAATCGATTTGCAATAAATTCGGTCCGGGCGGAGAGTATGAATTCCGCAACGTCTGAACACAAAACCTTTCTACTGGACCTTGTGGAAAAAATGATCGTGTTTATTGCACGTAATTACACGCAGTCAATCAAGAATGAGGATATTGCGCGGGCGGTGGGACTGCATCCGGATTATGCCAATTCTGTTTTTAAAAAGTCTTTCGGTACAACGCTGAATGCCTGGGTGCTGCAGCAGCGCATCCTGCATGCACAACGGGAATTGTCTGTATCTCAAAAAAGTATCACGGAAATTGCCTATGAAGCGGGGTTCAATTCTCTGAGCCGCTTTAACGCCGCTTTTCGAAAAAAATGTAATTGTTCTCCGAGAGAATACCGGAACCGGTACAGGTCAGTCAGCGGATGATGGGGGATGAAGATACGTGAAACAGGAACAGGATAACGGCATGGGCCGGGTGAACGGCAACGGGGAGCAGATAAAGAGGATACTGAGGGCAGAGCCCTCTCTTATAACGCGTGACAGGGGCAGAAATGCAGCAGCCGAGCCCCCAGCACTGCATCTTTTGATAATTTTTTTGCAGAGTTTAGATCTATCTCTGCAAACAGAATCCAGTCTTTAGCCCGCTTTTTCATACAGTTTTTTCCCATTTCTAATAATATCCAGAAAAAAAGCGTTTCCGTTTGACTTTGAGTTCAAATTCTTTTTTCGTATATACCAATAAATCTATAGGTACTTTTCTATTGATATCCCGTATTGCTTTTCGGAGTTCAAGTCTAAGATTCATTTTAACTTCGTAATTCTCTGGTATCCTGTCAATGTCCAGTATAACCAGCAAGTCAATATCGCTTTCATTATTATATTTATCGCTATTCACTGATCCAAAAAGAAATATTTCTTTTATATCAAATTTTGTTAATGCCTGAACGATTTTGTTCAGATATTTATCCGGTGCAATTGTTTTCATAGTTTTTTCTCTATAATCAAAGTATATAATTTGCTGTTTAAATTCAATAAAAATATTTTATTTTTCAGATGCTGATTGGACAATATCCATTTATTCTTCTGGCCTCTAATTATGGCTTTTCAAGTAAAGAATTGAATAAATTCCATAAAAAAATAGAGTTAATAAGGAGCAGGTGGAATGACTACTTTGGCAATTGAAGCGTCTGCCGTTAAGGTGTGGTTTGATGAATACAATATGTGGATCGCATTGGCTGATGGACGGAAATTATCGGTTCCGTTAGAATATTTTCCCCGTTTACTACATGCGACACCTTTTCAGAGGGAAAAGTATGTGCTGAGTGGAAATGGCACTGGCATTCATTGGGAAGAGCTCGATGAAGATATCAGTGTACCGGCGCTGTTGATGGGGAAACGGGATATGACATTACGAAACAATCTTGATTGATTATTTGATTTTCTGTAACTATGGATTTACAAACCTGATCGCTCGGGATATCGATCTTTGCCGGATACTGTTCGGAGATGTACGGCGGGTGGGTTGCAAAAATTCGGTTTTCAGGTTTTGTCATCACGGGCAGGATGTCGGCTTCCGGGTGAACAGCAGCGGGGAACAGATAAAGAGTATACTGAGGGCAGAGGCCCTGCAGGAGCTGCAAAAACAATTAGGGAAATCAGACGGGAATATAAAAGCGCCACATGTTCTGTCGCTGCTGTATTCGCCAACCGACGGTCTCTTGCATGAAAAAACCTTGACGTGATTTTCTGACAATATGCATAAGGTCAGTAATGAAAGCGGCAGGAGATGATTTGCATTTCATCATCTTTAATGCGATAAACGAGACGGTGTTCGAGGTTGATGCGTCTTGACCAACACCCCTGGAGCTGGAATTTCAATGGTTCCGGTTTGCCAATGCCATCGAACGGCTCTCGATTGATATATTTTATGAGCTGATTAATTCTGTTCAGGATTTTTTTGTCCGTTTTTTGCCAGTAAAGATAATCAGCCCATGCTTCATCAGTAAATAATAGGTTCATGACTCGACGAGTTCTTTTTTTGATATCTCACCCGCACGAGCATGATCAAGCGATGATTGAAGCCGTTTTGCATTAGCTTCTGTCGATAGCAGATATTGGGTTTCTTTCATAGCATTATAATCATCAATCGAAATAAGAACACAATTCTCTCTATTTTTTCTGGTAATGATCAGTGGTTCATGGGTTTCAAAAACTTGATCCATGTGTTCTTTTAAATGGTTTCTTAAATCTGAATAGGTCACGGCATTCATACAACCTCCTTTATTGTACGATATAATGTACGTGATTCTGTTGTTAAAATCAAGAAAAAATAAAAACAACATTTCCATTCTGATTCGATATAGCAGGTGATATTGCGTTCGATGCCGCGTGTCAGATACAATGTGCTCTGTTTTTTCTCCGGAAGGGCGG
The candidate division KSB1 bacterium DNA segment above includes these coding regions:
- a CDS encoding helix-turn-helix domain-containing protein — translated: MTNTDKLKSFDAWRPEFKPYGFTVEVWTPKVMPRADRHNEIEINLLTGGSLTYLINDRRIRIPDRQLAVFWALIPHQIVHFDHQDSYFVCTIPFAQFMEWQLPGHFVEQILGGDVVISGDTGSCSYDQHLFETWQKDINGGDSKYRKVLMLEIRARLNRFAINSVRAESMNSATSEHKTFLLDLVEKMIVFIARNYTQSIKNEDIARAVGLHPDYANSVFKKSFGTTLNAWVLQQRILHAQRELSVSQKSITEIAYEAGFNSLSRFNAAFRKKCNCSPREYRNRYRSVSG
- a CDS encoding nucleotidyltransferase domain-containing protein; protein product: MKTIAPDKYLNKIVQALTKFDIKEIFLFGSVNSDKYNNESDIDLLVILDIDRIPENYEVKMNLRLELRKAIRDINRKVPIDLLVYTKKEFELKVKRKRFFSGYY
- a CDS encoding DUF2442 domain-containing protein — its product is MTTLAIEASAVKVWFDEYNMWIALADGRKLSVPLEYFPRLLHATPFQREKYVLSGNGTGIHWEELDEDISVPALLMGKRDMTLRNNLD
- a CDS encoding Txe/YoeB family addiction module toxin — encoded protein: MNLLFTDEAWADYLYWQKTDKKILNRINQLIKYINREPFDGIGKPEPLKFQLQGCWSRRINLEHRLVYRIKDDEMQIISCRFHY
- a CDS encoding type II toxin-antitoxin system prevent-host-death family antitoxin gives rise to the protein MNAVTYSDLRNHLKEHMDQVFETHEPLIITRKNRENCVLISIDDYNAMKETQYLLSTEANAKRLQSSLDHARAGEISKKELVES